gacatatcagAATTGAGCAACgtgttaaattttttgtttagaaGTATATGCAGGACTAGTTAATTTTTATAAGGATTCCGAATGGTCAAGTGAACTGCCCTTTTGTTCACAGGGCTCTATTTGTCCATACCTAAACAATATTCTGAAGGTGATTTATTTGCGTTACCAAAACTGTTTGGTTTAAGGTAAACCATAATACGCTATAACAGAGTCAGATTTCTATAATGAGTAATGACTGATTTACTATTGTGAAATAACAGAAGGCCGCAAAATATTTTTAGCTTTGGGGTGATATTGTAAGATGTGCAGTAGAATTACAGAAGGGTACGTACTGTGAGGGGACAAGCGGGCTATAGACTATATTTGGTTCCAGAATCTCGCCGATAACCAATATACCTCCACCAGTATCGTCTCCCCTCAAGCAGTGGGAGAAGACACTTGGTGCTACTCCTTGTGAAGACAACTGAGAGATGACAGACATACCCTGTTGGCCAAACCCAAAGATCCCATCAACAGCTCGATCTGACTTTGTCAAGTCTCCAGTCTGCAAGGTGCTACACCTGTTTTCACCATCCTAGAGAATGACTTTTGAGATTCAAGAAAAATGCACAAAAGAGTATAAATCAATTATTTAACTTGGAAAGCCCCATTATAACTCACCCAAAGACAACATTAGCTGAAGAATTTTGGGTCATAGAACCCTCAAGAATCGTCTCAAGGTGCAACCAGTCTGATACATAATACCCTGACGTCCCACTGCCATCTCCATACTGGAAGGTGTACGAACACTGGTTATTCTGCGTGGAACAAACAGAATCCGATTGAGATCCAAGACTGCACCGTCGATCTGAGCAAGAAATGAATTGTGACGTTGATGAACTTCGAGGATCAAACAAATTGAGCTGAATCTGTATGAGTTACAAGCAACCATTTCAATTGTAGCAGAATATGGCTCCTGAGCTTTCAAAAactcgaaaaaaaattgaaaccatgATAGGAATGTTGAAAGTAAGGAAATGCGAGTTTACCGGGAGCCCACTTGTTTCCGGGCAACCGTTGCAGGAACCGCAACTGACCCACAAAACATCACTTCCGGTATCAATCTGCACATAATAATCCCTTGGAGGAGATCCCAATTGCAGCTTTGTATAATAAAGCCtgaaaagggaaataaattccgagaaaaacaacataattaGTAACAATTCTCCAAAGCCTTCAATGATAAATACCCATTACTGCTAAGAGCATAGAATTTTAGAGAAAACATCAAAGCAGAAGAAAACAATTAAGAAAATCAGCATTAAACTTATACCGCttttaaagaaacaaataaataaataagagatGGTTTACAAATAACTAATTGTTACTTATAAGGAAAGAAACCCAACTTAAAAATGCAACCCATTATCcacaaaatcaattcaaatcaaacACACAAGCAAATCCATAAATTAGAGAAAACCGACATCAAAAACCCATTAAAAGTGCCAAAGGAGGAGACCAAATTACCCAACGCGGAAGGGGTTGTACGTTCCCTCAACGGGGAAATCAGCGACGCCATTGGAGGACTGAAGCCTTCTCCCATGCCGGACTCTGTCCCGGGCTCTGAGTTGGCTCAGGTCCACTCGGTGGTTCGAAGGAAAAGCTCTCTCGAGGGTGAGGGTGGCCGGAAAACTGCACAGAACCACGGCCGCCGACATCAGAATGGCTCCGGCGATGAGAATCCCGGGGGGTAAGCCCATTACGGTGGGAACAATTAGAATTTGTATCAAAAAGGAAGACCCAAGATTTAATCAGGAGCTCTCAGAGCTTCCAATTCTAACAGCAGACAAAGAGATAATAAGGAAAGAAAGTATAATCCGTGTGTGTTTTTgagaaataaaaggaaagaaaaaaagagtcttgagagagaaagcaagagagagagagagagacagagagatggCAATTGACGTGAGGGAGAGAAGAGAAGTTTCGAAAACGTGGAAAtggtaaataatttatttaaatatttgtttgtcTTAATTGTTTTATTAATTGCGGTGAACTTTTACTTTTCAAAGGTACAAAATCTCGAGTTTGCTGTGTGACACAAGTGGGGATCTTCCGTGCTTCTTCCGGGTTTTGGTGAACCACAACAACATGCGCATGCGCCTACGTTcattatcttttttctttttcttactttGCAAGTAATATATTGGGAGAGACCCAAACATCCATTGCATTTTGTACATCCGCCACCACTCTCACCTTCGTCTCCTCCTAATTTTGTACATGCCAACCGAACCTCCCTCGAAAGCTTATCTTCACCACTATCCAACCCAATCCGTTACATAtagtgtttaaaatatcggtaGCAGTGAAAATATTGATATGTAGATTTGtggaaatattaataaatatattatatCGATATCGATTGTCTTCGATGGAAATAATGAAAGTTGGCTCCAAAATGtggaaatttgaaatgaaactTTATGGAATGTCCTATAACAGTTTGTCGATATTTAATCAATATGTTCGAAATATCGACAAATTCTGTCAATTTTAGCCAAAATTTAGGAATTTATGAGATATGGACTTCACCTCaccatttcatattttctctgatttttttttttaatatttccaccaatatatatattgatcttATCGAAAAAACTTCAAACACTGGTTACGTACTATCATCAAGGCCATTTTTTCTGCAATGTCTTCACTTTTTAACCTCCTCCTCCTTAATATCACATAAATATGTAATTTCATCAATCATTTGTGTATCCAACCTCACTGTCTCTTTAACACGCATCCATGACTACTAGGAGTATGGTGAGGGAGTGTGATTAGAGATGAATACTTCTAACTTTTGTCTACATTTTAGGTACAGCAGACtcctttagggtgcgtttggtacgcagacggaacgggacgggacgggacggaacggaacgggacgggacgggacggaacgggacgggacggaacgaaggtgtaatttttgaaaaagacatggggtatatttgtcttaaaatggtaaaacagtgtgttccacagacgtggaacaaacccgttccaggggggaggtgggacgcaaaaacacccaaaatctgtcccgtggaacaacccgttccacccatttttggcgcaccaaacgcgggacggaacgcctcgtcccgttccgtcccgtcccacgtaccaaacgcacccttaaggaACCATTAGAAATGTTCTTGGTAAAGAGCCAATCAAGTTCCATTATCTTTTTGAAATGGCACGTAGTCCATTTTTTGTGAACTTTAGCAGAACCCAATGCACAATTATTTCACATTTTACTTTACATGGTCGGTTTTTAAAGCTAAAGGTTGTCCACGTTTTGCAATATATCCCCTCATCaattaattgttaaaaggacaAAAAGTAGGGTTTTCCTTTATCCTTTTACTCAAATGACTAATCTACCCCCATAAGTTTTAAAAGggtgttcttttctttttcttttttgtttgattgttaGCGGTAttaggaaagggatcctcttagGATCTCTTCCACTTAATCATCCTCATCAAACAATTTAagtatttaaaatttgatcaaacagctAAAAACACAAGCtcactctaaaagttataataactttaaccgctgaatcaaatttcaagagcccGAATTGTTTGATGAGAAAGATTAGGTGGAAatgatccggagatgatctctTTCCGTGGTATTAATAAGGCCtttcaaaattaatattttaaataataccGTAAggttaaatttttttcatctccATCTATGCATGGTTATATTTTTCTACCTTAGATTGGGATGCACATATTGGAGCACGCGGCGGGGGTAGAGGTTGTAGCCTGATCCTTTTTAGTAGATTTATTTTGACTTATAACTGGAGACAAATTTTGTACAAATTTGAGCCAAGAGTGACCTAAATATAACCCTCCTAGTGAGCTACAATTCTATTGCAAATTCCATCCATTTCAATTAGCACGAGTCTTACATAACTTTAATGCAATACagttaagaaaaaacaaatcaagATTGGTTAATTGATTTAGATTAGATGGACAAAGTATTGAGACACTTCAGGCTTTGAAAATAGTATTGAGACACTACTTATACTTTTAACATCCATGCTTTGAAAATTCTATATTACATTTACATCAATGTACATATGAcatacaatacaaaatttcttCGTTCGATAAACGTATAAAGATTGAAATGAATTTAACGAGCAGATGCAATCAAAGTCGTCACATTCATACCAAATATGACTGCAATTTAAACTACAAATCGAAGGCATGTCAATTATTTCAACTAGGAAGAAAATCAAGTATCAAGACTTATTTCGTTGAAAAGGAAAACTGATACAGAGTTTATATTTTGTGGGACATCACATTATCCCTAGACGAGAATGTCACATgctaaagaagaagaaaaaataagaaaaaggaaCACCAAAATGTGTACCGTCACTTTGCTTTGTGTACCAACCAAGAAATAGAGAAGGAAGCTTCCTGACATTCCTTTTTCCTATGCCACAACACAACAGGCACCCTTGTAGAAGGATAATTAATCGAAAGATAATTTTtgcacacatttttttagtCTCACACGatgctgctttttttttttagttatcgaattttatttttaattatcgaattgaataaattaaacaaaaataacggCCGAAAACTAAACATGGGAGCGTTTGTCTACAAAGGGTGTGTGTTTATTATTTCTCATTTGATAATATCAGAAATGTGGGTGGGAGAGTGGGCTAAGCCTtataatggactagcaataatgtggttcaaattcgcgtttggcgataatcgaacctaagacttctcacttacaagtgaggaggaataccactaaacaatagtactaagtggcgccatctcatattttttacactatTTTATATTGTTGGTATGGAAAATGACGTTAATGGCAGAGAGTTCATAGACAGTTCCACTTTTAAAAGAGTCCTATAACATTTCTCTAATAGactaataatatataatatgttGAATAGATAATTCCATATGATTTTAGTTGAACACATTATAACCACAAATTGCAAAGAAAACAAACCCAGGTTGTTGAAATTGACCAAGCTTCAGTTATGTTCATTTGACCGAACATAAACTTGACTATATTTCAGGAATCCTTCCTTCAATTGATTAActatcaattttttattttttatttatttttggaagaGTTACACAAGTAGCTTATTTATTTAGTCGACTAAGTTGGTGACCTCCAGGCTACCTCCACTGCATTTGCACTTTACCAAGGGTGCCGCTAGCTCAAGTCTCCCCCAAGCGGGAAATCCTCCATTTAAACATAACATATAGGAAAAAATACCTCTCAGAAGTAGAGAGGCATCGGAAAATCGTATACGATAGTGATACAATAACACAACTTGATTTCACACCAAAATTTGAGAGTTTGAGTCGAGTTTTATCGTGTAAGATCCATAACGGACTAACTCGATGATAATGACATGTTTTGTAATGAGCCATATCGGTGTTTATATGCGAAAAACATTTCACATGAATGTGACCCGAGATA
This window of the Malus domestica chromosome 03, GDT2T_hap1 genome carries:
- the LOC103423789 gene encoding aspartic proteinase 36-like gives rise to the protein MGLPPGILIAGAILMSAAVVLCSFPATLTLERAFPSNHRVDLSQLRARDRVRHGRRLQSSNGVADFPVEGTYNPFRVGLYYTKLQLGSPPRDYYVQIDTGSDVLWVSCGSCNGCPETSGLPIQLNLFDPRSSSTSQFISCSDRRCSLGSQSDSVCSTQNNQCSYTFQYGDGSGTSGYYVSDWLHLETILEGSMTQNSSANVVFGCSTLQTGDLTKSDRAVDGIFGFGQQGMSVISQLSSQGVAPSVFSHCLRGDDTGGGILVIGEILEPNIVYSPLVPSQPHYNLNLQSISVNGQMLPIDSTVFATSSNRGTIVDSGTTLAYLAAEAYDPFITAITASVSQTASPVVSNGNQCYMITSSVSDIFPQVSFNFAGGASMILRPQDYLIQQTSASGAARWCIGLQKIQGSGITILGDLVLKDKIVVYDLGGQQIGWTNYDCSTSVNVSATGRTGKSEYVNAGQLSDSSSLHNDCYELIPACMLAFVLFIITVQGNLFL